The Apostichopus japonicus isolate 1M-3 chromosome 20, ASM3797524v1, whole genome shotgun sequence genome contains a region encoding:
- the LOC139961806 gene encoding uncharacterized protein: MLSSILMGYHTARHGSIGLSPFAVMFGREPLRPVDIEDSIVQPEAPTTDCSDAQRERVFQLMSQSRDIIKGVVKENIGKAQERQKKNLDNRHQKRASKLVPVFSYGMLERMPEEEGSSKTLG, from the exons ATGCTGTCTTcaattctcatggggtaccatACAGCCAGACATGGTTCAATAGGTCTTTCACCTTTTgctgtgatgtttggaag agagccattgcgaccagtcgacattgaagactccattgtccaaccagaagcTCCTACTACAGactgcagcgatgcacagcgggagagggtttttcaactcatgtcacagtcgcgggacataatcaaaggtgttgtgaaagaaaatattggcaaagcccaagaacggcaaaaaaagaatttggataataggcaccaaaaaag agcTTCGAAGTTGGTTCCAGTGTTCTCGTAcggaatgctagaaaggatgcccgaagaggagggaagCTCGAAAACTCTTGGCTAA